Proteins encoded by one window of Superficieibacter sp. HKU1:
- the bcsB gene encoding cellulose biosynthesis cyclic di-GMP-binding regulatory protein BcsB — protein sequence MKRLTTLALIIGTLFVPVLHGEETATDQQATPPLNFPLPGSDVAPATAAPVNNNAATSETTAPAAEDPSTTQEATTPAMLTPEPTPDAADADAPPAMPPITSTASGFMPPADSSLTFAQMGSLQGIALTGGQLQGGIDFTLPGDRVITSAQLALDVEVSPEMAARNATLQLQLNGQPLGNVPLGAAENNVSHFELDIPAALMVSSNNLSFRINDGDAQQCLRDISDKYRVVILPTSSFQLEGQQLDIGADLSHFPKPFFDSQQMTPVNLAFGFPEKLTPDAVSAAALISSWMGMQADYRGISFTALSNRLPEQHGIIVGHPGEQIGGLTLPQTNGPLLKIINNPVNPVYKLLLVVGKDDAALRAAAWRLAKGNFPGQTASAEVDAQAIPTSKPYDAPRWIPTSRPVKLSELIRKDQSTTVSGVWHAPLQVAFRAAPDLYLWDGETIPLHIGYRFPSETWIDEEKSRLSVTLNNTFLSNLPMNKQGFLEMLWRKAGGDARQEKVTIPLEPYLIYGDNQLSLYFNVVPKETAPCSVLLNNNIKSRLNEDSWIDLSHTQHFSMLPNLSYFVGASFPFTRLADYSQTVMLLPETPSETQVATLLNLAARSGNATGMALANNRVVMGIPGGGTSLEYLRQRDVLAVGGLDQKAFIQGLLSQSPYIAGDSTLGVRPPTPWQKVQRWLLGDWSTDNIDADRYFSSNEAWRGFVSYRSPWNPERVVVAAVGSNDDQLARLPNDLSSSRINAGIRGDTSIITDENGVRSFRVSTQFPSGQMPGYMMAIWYANQYSALLAIVGLIAASILGVALTAMFRRHARKRLYSGSDHNDET from the coding sequence ATGAAGCGATTGACGACGCTGGCACTGATTATAGGGACATTGTTTGTGCCCGTGCTCCACGGAGAGGAGACGGCGACGGACCAGCAGGCCACGCCGCCGCTGAATTTCCCTTTACCCGGCTCGGATGTGGCCCCTGCGACAGCGGCACCTGTGAATAATAATGCCGCAACAAGCGAAACCACCGCGCCTGCAGCAGAAGACCCGTCCACGACGCAGGAGGCTACCACGCCCGCCATGCTGACGCCGGAGCCGACGCCTGACGCCGCTGATGCCGATGCGCCGCCAGCCATGCCGCCCATTACGTCCACCGCCTCCGGTTTTATGCCTCCGGCAGACAGCAGCCTGACCTTTGCGCAAATGGGCAGCCTGCAGGGTATTGCGCTTACCGGCGGACAACTCCAGGGCGGGATCGATTTTACCCTGCCAGGTGACCGGGTGATCACCAGCGCACAGCTCGCGCTGGACGTCGAGGTTTCCCCGGAAATGGCGGCCCGCAATGCGACGCTGCAACTTCAGCTCAACGGTCAGCCGCTGGGCAACGTGCCGCTGGGCGCGGCGGAAAACAACGTCTCGCATTTTGAACTGGATATCCCGGCGGCGCTGATGGTTTCCAGTAATAATCTGAGCTTCAGGATCAACGACGGCGATGCCCAGCAGTGCCTGCGCGATATCAGCGATAAATACCGGGTGGTGATCCTGCCCACTTCAAGCTTTCAGCTTGAAGGACAGCAACTGGATATTGGTGCCGACCTCAGCCATTTTCCGAAGCCGTTTTTTGACAGCCAGCAGATGACGCCAGTTAACCTGGCCTTTGGCTTCCCGGAGAAACTGACCCCGGATGCGGTCAGTGCGGCGGCACTGATTTCATCGTGGATGGGGATGCAGGCCGACTATCGCGGCATTTCGTTTACCGCGCTGAGCAATCGCCTGCCTGAACAGCACGGCATTATCGTCGGCCATCCCGGTGAGCAAATCGGCGGACTGACGCTGCCGCAAACTAACGGGCCGCTGCTGAAAATCATCAATAACCCGGTCAATCCGGTTTATAAACTGTTGCTGGTGGTGGGTAAGGATGATGCGGCGCTGCGGGCGGCGGCCTGGCGGCTGGCGAAAGGCAATTTCCCTGGCCAGACGGCGAGTGCTGAAGTTGACGCGCAGGCGATCCCGACCAGTAAGCCGTATGATGCTCCGCGCTGGATCCCGACTTCCCGCCCGGTCAAACTGTCGGAGCTGATCCGCAAAGATCAAAGCACGACGGTTTCCGGCGTCTGGCACGCGCCGCTGCAGGTGGCATTCCGCGCTGCGCCGGATCTCTATTTGTGGGACGGTGAAACTATCCCGCTGCATATCGGCTATCGCTTCCCTTCCGAAACCTGGATTGATGAAGAGAAATCACGCCTGAGCGTCACGCTGAACAATACCTTCCTGAGTAACCTGCCGATGAACAAGCAGGGGTTCCTTGAGATGCTGTGGCGTAAAGCGGGCGGCGATGCGCGTCAGGAGAAGGTGACCATCCCGCTTGAGCCGTATCTGATTTACGGCGACAACCAGCTTTCTCTCTACTTTAACGTGGTGCCGAAGGAAACCGCGCCCTGTAGCGTACTGCTGAATAACAACATCAAAAGCCGTCTCAACGAGGATTCGTGGATCGACCTGAGCCATACGCAGCACTTTTCCATGCTGCCGAACCTCTCCTATTTTGTCGGTGCATCCTTCCCGTTTACCCGTCTGGCGGACTATTCACAGACGGTGATGCTGCTGCCGGAAACGCCGTCTGAGACCCAGGTGGCAACGCTGCTGAATCTCGCCGCGCGTTCCGGTAATGCGACCGGAATGGCGCTGGCCAATAACCGCGTAGTAATGGGGATCCCCGGCGGCGGTACCAGTCTTGAGTATCTGCGCCAGCGCGATGTGCTGGCGGTAGGCGGCCTCGATCAGAAAGCGTTTATTCAGGGGCTGCTGTCGCAATCGCCGTACATTGCAGGCGACAGTACGCTGGGCGTTCGGCCACCGACTCCCTGGCAGAAGGTACAGCGCTGGCTGCTTGGCGACTGGTCTACAGATAATATCGACGCAGACCGTTATTTCTCCTCAAACGAGGCGTGGCGCGGGTTTGTTAGCTATCGTTCGCCGTGGAATCCCGAACGAGTGGTGGTCGCGGCCGTGGGCAGTAATGACGATCAGCTTGCCAGGCTGCCCAACGACCTCAGTTCATCGCGGATTAATGCAGGGATCCGCGGCGATACCTCGATTATCACCGACGAAAACGGCGTTCGCAGTTTCCGGGTCAGTACCCAGTTCCCGAGCGGACAGATGCCGGGCTATATGATGGCTATCTGGTATGCGAACCAGTATTCAGCGCTGCTGGCGATTGTGGGACTTATTGCCGCGTCTATCCTGGGGGTGGCATTAACCGCCATGTTCAGACGGCATGCCCGTAAACGTCTCTATTCAGGGAGCGACCACAATGATGAAACATGA
- the bcsQ gene encoding cellulose biosynthesis protein BcsQ — protein MPLICVCSPKGGVGKTTLAANLTYALARSGSKVLAIDFDMQNALRLHFGVPLSDDRGYVAKSAESYDWGQDVLTAGGNIFVLPYGDVTEEQRLTFEKNLASDEHFLARGLGTLLNYPGLVIVADFPPGPSAALKAITPFADLHLVTLLADTASMSLLPHIENQRLTGNELNHNHGHFFVINQSDTRRQISRDVTAFLEERLGDRLLGIIHRDESVCEANASQKSIFDFSPSSAAAFDIEIIARKIVAKLGINVGDGTVHNVSRKSGL, from the coding sequence ATGCCGTTGATCTGTGTGTGTTCACCCAAAGGGGGCGTAGGGAAAACAACCCTTGCGGCGAACCTGACCTATGCGCTGGCGCGCTCGGGTAGCAAGGTACTGGCCATTGATTTTGATATGCAGAACGCATTGCGCCTGCATTTTGGCGTTCCGCTATCTGACGATCGTGGCTACGTGGCGAAGTCCGCAGAATCTTACGACTGGGGCCAGGATGTGCTGACCGCCGGAGGCAATATTTTTGTGCTCCCCTATGGCGATGTGACCGAAGAGCAGCGGCTGACCTTTGAAAAAAATCTGGCCAGCGACGAACATTTTCTGGCGCGCGGTCTGGGCACGCTGCTGAATTATCCGGGACTGGTGATTGTCGCCGACTTTCCTCCCGGCCCGTCAGCGGCGCTAAAAGCCATTACGCCTTTCGCCGACCTGCATCTGGTCACCCTGCTGGCCGATACGGCTTCGATGTCTCTGCTGCCGCATATTGAAAATCAGCGCTTAACCGGCAACGAGCTGAACCATAATCACGGCCATTTTTTCGTTATTAACCAAAGCGATACCCGCCGCCAGATTAGCCGTGACGTCACTGCTTTCCTGGAAGAGCGTCTGGGCGATCGGCTGCTGGGGATTATTCATCGCGATGAAAGCGTCTGCGAAGCCAACGCCTCGCAAAAGTCGATTTTTGACTTCAGCCCTTCCTCAGCGGCGGCATTTGATATCGAAATCATTGCCAGAAAAATCGTTGCCAAATTAGGGATCAACGTTGGTGATGGCACGGTACATAACGTGTCGCGCAAATCCGGGCTTTAA
- the dppF gene encoding dipeptide ABC transporter ATP-binding subunit DppF, which produces MSTQEATLQQPLLQAIDLKKHYPVKKGLFAPERLVKALDGVSFNLERGKTLAVVGESGCGKSTLGRLLTMIETPTGGELYFQGQDLLKHDPQAQKLRRQKIQIVFQNPYGSLNPRKKVGQILEEPLLINSELSKAERREKALAMMAKVGLKTEHYDRYPHMFSGGQRQRIAIARGLMLDPDVVIADEPVSALDVSVRAQVLNLMMDLQQDLGLSYVFISHDLSVVEHIADEVMVMYLGRCVEKGTKDQIFSNPLHPYTQALLSATPRLNPDDRRERIKLTGELPSPLNPPPGCAFNARCRRRFGPCTQLQPQLKEYGGQLVACFAVDQDVNGEKPGV; this is translated from the coding sequence ATGAGTACGCAAGAGGCCACCCTGCAACAGCCGCTGTTGCAGGCTATCGACCTGAAAAAACACTATCCGGTGAAGAAGGGGCTCTTTGCGCCGGAACGCCTGGTGAAAGCGCTGGATGGCGTGTCATTTAACCTGGAGCGCGGTAAAACGCTGGCGGTGGTCGGGGAATCCGGCTGCGGGAAGTCCACGCTTGGCCGTCTGCTGACGATGATTGAAACGCCGACCGGCGGCGAACTCTATTTTCAGGGCCAGGATTTGCTCAAGCACGATCCGCAGGCGCAAAAGCTGCGTCGGCAGAAAATCCAGATTGTCTTCCAGAACCCTTATGGTTCGCTAAATCCGCGTAAAAAAGTCGGGCAGATCCTGGAAGAACCGCTGCTGATTAACAGTGAACTGAGCAAAGCCGAACGCCGTGAAAAAGCGCTGGCGATGATGGCGAAAGTGGGGCTGAAAACCGAGCATTACGATCGCTATCCGCATATGTTCTCCGGCGGTCAGCGTCAGCGTATTGCTATCGCCCGCGGTCTGATGCTCGACCCGGACGTGGTGATTGCCGATGAACCGGTCTCCGCGCTGGACGTCTCGGTGCGCGCGCAGGTGTTGAACCTGATGATGGATTTGCAGCAGGATTTAGGGCTCTCCTACGTCTTTATCTCGCACGATCTGTCGGTGGTCGAACACATTGCGGATGAGGTGATGGTGATGTATCTGGGCCGCTGCGTGGAGAAGGGAACCAAAGATCAGATTTTCTCTAATCCGCTGCATCCGTACACCCAGGCGCTGCTCTCCGCCACGCCTCGCCTGAACCCGGACGATCGCCGCGAGCGCATCAAGCTGACCGGCGAGCTGCCAAGCCCGCTGAATCCGCCGCCGGGCTGTGCCTTTAACGCCCGCTGTCGCCGCCGCTTCGGCCCCTGCACCCAGTTACAACCGCAGCTTAAAGAGTACGGCGGTCAGCTGGTGGCCTGCTTTGCCGTCGATCAGGATGTGAACGGCGAGAAACCAGGGGTGTAA
- the bcsA gene encoding UDP-forming cellulose synthase catalytic subunit — translation MKKFLFYMLVLALAPVALLVIVTPMDSQKQYIFGLLSIGILFLMGFSKRRSISVIMVVMSLLMSTRYMYFRLTQTLHFNSEIEAILGMGLFLAEVYIWVMLLLNYLQTVWPLKREIVPLPDDMSLWPTVDVYIPTYNEPLEVVRDTVLAAQCIDYPRDKIKIYLLDDGSRREFAVFAQDVGVGYITRTEHNHAKAGNLNHAMKITQGELICVFDCDHVATRIFLQATVGGFLKDPMLALVQTPHYFYSPDPFERNLSVGRNIPNEGMLFYGPIQQGNDNWNATFFCGSCAVIRRSALEEIGGFAVETVTEDAHTALKMQRRGWKSAFVDIPLAAGLATERLVLHVIQRTRWARGMTQIFRLDNPLFGRGLTFQQRLCYLSAMLYYQFAIPRVVFVTAPLAYLLFNLNIIHSSASLILGYALPHLFLAIYVGSRMNGRYRYSFWGEIYDIVLAFHLILPTLVTMIFPKRGKFNVTDKGGLLDVGYFDFSVVRPHLVVAFLLAVAVIAGIVRAFAHDFFTADPSVIALNIGWGVYSLIFLLAAIAVARETRQTRKTIRIEVTIPVLIHYASGFVTRSQTADLSMGGCRISIVDDRHTHDEIEEIELILESGAIAIPAKLVAVDNHFIRVMFDEDIPLSRRRELVRVVLSRADAWINPPRQQDNPFRSFVTILRCVFELFWLTWKSRRSRQRHRATAAAVAKEDSRV, via the coding sequence ATGAAAAAGTTCCTGTTTTATATGCTGGTGCTGGCGTTAGCGCCGGTTGCCTTGTTGGTGATCGTGACGCCAATGGACAGCCAGAAGCAGTATATTTTTGGATTGCTCAGTATTGGCATTCTGTTTTTAATGGGATTCAGTAAGCGCCGCAGTATTTCGGTGATTATGGTGGTGATGTCGTTACTGATGTCCACCCGCTATATGTATTTTCGCCTGACGCAAACCCTGCATTTTAATTCCGAGATTGAAGCCATTCTCGGGATGGGGTTATTTTTGGCGGAAGTTTATATCTGGGTCATGCTGCTGCTGAATTATCTGCAAACCGTCTGGCCGTTAAAACGCGAAATTGTTCCTTTGCCGGACGATATGTCGCTATGGCCGACGGTGGATGTTTATATACCGACCTATAACGAGCCGCTGGAAGTGGTGCGTGACACGGTGCTGGCGGCGCAATGTATTGATTATCCGAGAGATAAAATAAAAATCTATCTTCTCGATGACGGCAGTCGTCGGGAATTTGCCGTTTTCGCCCAGGACGTGGGCGTCGGGTATATCACCCGTACCGAGCATAACCACGCCAAAGCGGGCAACCTGAACCACGCGATGAAAATCACCCAGGGCGAGCTGATTTGCGTATTTGACTGCGACCACGTGGCGACGCGAATTTTCCTTCAGGCCACCGTTGGCGGCTTCCTGAAAGATCCGATGCTGGCGCTGGTACAAACCCCACACTACTTTTATTCGCCGGACCCGTTTGAACGTAACCTGTCGGTCGGGCGTAATATCCCCAACGAAGGGATGCTGTTTTACGGCCCGATCCAGCAGGGGAACGATAACTGGAACGCGACGTTTTTCTGCGGCTCCTGTGCGGTGATCCGCCGCAGTGCGCTGGAAGAGATTGGCGGTTTTGCCGTTGAGACGGTCACCGAAGACGCGCATACCGCGTTGAAAATGCAGCGTCGCGGCTGGAAATCGGCGTTTGTCGATATTCCGCTGGCGGCGGGGCTGGCCACGGAGCGTCTGGTACTCCACGTCATCCAGCGTACCCGCTGGGCGCGCGGTATGACGCAGATTTTCCGTCTTGATAACCCGCTGTTCGGGCGCGGGCTGACCTTCCAGCAGCGACTGTGCTACCTGAGCGCCATGCTCTACTATCAGTTTGCCATTCCGCGCGTGGTGTTTGTCACCGCGCCGCTGGCCTACCTGCTGTTTAACCTGAATATTATCCACTCTTCCGCCAGCCTGATCCTCGGCTATGCGCTACCGCACCTGTTCCTTGCGATTTATGTCGGATCGCGGATGAATGGCCGCTATCGCTACAGTTTCTGGGGCGAAATCTACGATATCGTGCTGGCATTTCACCTGATCCTGCCGACGCTGGTGACGATGATTTTCCCGAAACGCGGCAAATTCAACGTGACCGATAAAGGCGGATTGCTGGACGTCGGCTACTTCGATTTCAGCGTGGTCAGACCGCATCTGGTGGTTGCTTTCCTGCTGGCGGTCGCGGTGATTGCCGGGATCGTACGTGCGTTTGCCCATGACTTCTTTACCGCCGATCCCAGCGTTATCGCGCTGAATATCGGCTGGGGCGTTTACAGCCTTATCTTCCTGCTGGCCGCCATTGCCGTTGCCCGTGAGACGCGGCAGACGCGTAAAACCATTCGTATCGAGGTGACCATTCCGGTGCTGATCCACTATGCCAGCGGCTTCGTGACCCGCAGCCAGACGGCGGATCTTTCCATGGGCGGCTGCCGTATTTCCATTGTTGACGACCGTCATACCCACGATGAAATCGAAGAAATCGAACTCATTCTTGAGTCCGGGGCGATCGCCATTCCGGCGAAGCTGGTGGCGGTCGATAATCATTTTATCCGCGTGATGTTTGATGAAGATATTCCGCTCTCCCGTCGCCGTGAACTGGTCCGCGTCGTGCTTTCTCGTGCCGATGCTTGGATCAACCCGCCGCGCCAGCAGGATAATCCCTTCCGCTCGTTTGTGACGATCCTGCGCTGCGTATTTGAACTGTTCTGGCTGACATGGAAATCGCGCCGCAGCCGTCAGCGTCATCGGGCTACCGCTGCGGCGGTGGCGAAGGAGGATAGTCGCGTATGA
- the dppB gene encoding dipeptide ABC transporter permease DppB gives MLQFILRRLGLVIPTFIGITLLTFAFVHMIPGDPVMIMAGERGISPERHAQLLAELGLNKPLWQQYLNYIWGVMHGDLGISLKSRLTVWEEFVPRFKATLELGVCAMIFAVAVGIPVGVLAAVKRGSIFDHTAVGLALTGYSMPIFWWGMMLIMLVSVQLNLTPVSGRVSDMVFLDDSNPLTGFMLIDTAIWGEEGNFIDALAHMILPAMVLGTIPLAVIVRMTRSAMLEVLGEDYIRTARAKGLTRMRVIIVHALRNAMLPVVTVIGLQVGTMLAGAILTETIFSWPGLGRWLIDALQRRDYPVVQGGVLLVATMIILVNLLVDLLYGVVNPRIRHKK, from the coding sequence ATGTTGCAGTTCATCCTCCGACGTCTGGGACTTGTGATCCCGACGTTTATCGGTATTACCCTTCTCACCTTTGCCTTTGTCCATATGATCCCCGGCGATCCGGTGATGATCATGGCAGGTGAGCGTGGTATTTCCCCTGAGCGCCATGCGCAGCTGCTGGCTGAACTCGGCCTCAATAAGCCGCTGTGGCAGCAGTATCTCAACTATATTTGGGGCGTGATGCACGGTGATTTGGGCATCTCGCTGAAAAGCCGTCTCACGGTGTGGGAAGAGTTCGTGCCGCGCTTTAAAGCGACGCTGGAACTCGGCGTCTGCGCAATGATTTTCGCTGTCGCCGTCGGTATTCCCGTGGGCGTGCTGGCCGCCGTTAAGCGTGGCTCTATTTTCGACCATACCGCTGTCGGCCTGGCGCTGACGGGCTACTCCATGCCGATTTTCTGGTGGGGCATGATGCTGATCATGCTGGTTTCGGTACAGCTTAACCTGACGCCGGTTTCCGGACGGGTCAGCGATATGGTGTTCCTCGACGACTCTAACCCGCTAACCGGCTTTATGCTGATCGACACGGCCATCTGGGGCGAAGAGGGCAACTTCATTGATGCGCTGGCGCACATGATCCTGCCCGCGATGGTGCTCGGCACCATTCCGCTGGCGGTGATCGTGCGTATGACGCGCTCCGCCATGCTGGAAGTGCTGGGCGAGGACTATATCCGTACCGCGCGCGCCAAAGGCTTAACGCGGATGCGCGTCATCATCGTTCACGCCCTGCGTAACGCCATGCTGCCGGTGGTGACGGTCATTGGTTTGCAGGTGGGGACAATGCTGGCAGGGGCGATCCTGACAGAGACTATCTTCTCCTGGCCGGGCCTGGGACGCTGGCTGATCGATGCTCTGCAACGCCGCGACTATCCGGTGGTGCAGGGCGGTGTACTGCTGGTGGCGACGATGATTATTCTCGTCAACCTGCTGGTCGATTTGCTGTACGGCGTGGTGAACCCGCGTATTCGTCATAAGAAGTAA
- the dppD gene encoding dipeptide ABC transporter ATP-binding protein, with product MALLNVDKLSVHFGDEDAPFRAVDRVSYSVNQGEVVGIVGESGSGKSVSSLAIMGLIDYPGRVMAENLEFNGQDLKRISEKARRSLVGSEVAMIFQDPMTSLNPCYTVGFQIMEAIKVHQGGNKKTRRQRAIDLLNLVGIPDPASRLDVYPHQLSGGMSQRVMIAMAIACRPKLLIADEPTTALDVTIQAQIIELLLELQQKENMALILITHDLALVAEAAHKIIVMYAGQVVETGAATEIFRAPRHPYTQALLRALPEFAQDKARLASLPGVVPGKYDRPNGCLLNPRCPYATDRCRAEEPALNTVDNGRQSKCHYPLDDAGRPTL from the coding sequence ATGGCGTTATTAAATGTAGATAAATTATCGGTGCACTTCGGTGACGAAGATGCGCCATTCCGCGCCGTGGATCGCGTTAGTTATAGCGTGAATCAGGGTGAAGTGGTCGGCATCGTTGGTGAATCTGGCTCCGGTAAATCGGTCAGTTCGCTGGCGATCATGGGACTGATTGATTATCCCGGCCGGGTGATGGCGGAAAATCTGGAATTCAACGGCCAGGATCTGAAGCGTATTTCTGAGAAAGCGCGCCGCAGCCTGGTCGGTTCTGAAGTGGCGATGATTTTCCAGGATCCGATGACCAGCCTCAACCCGTGCTACACCGTCGGTTTTCAGATTATGGAAGCGATTAAGGTGCATCAGGGGGGGAATAAGAAAACCCGGCGTCAACGGGCTATCGATCTGCTGAACCTGGTGGGCATTCCCGACCCGGCCTCGCGCCTTGACGTTTATCCGCACCAGCTTTCCGGCGGGATGAGCCAGCGCGTAATGATCGCGATGGCGATCGCCTGTCGGCCAAAACTGCTGATTGCGGACGAGCCGACAACGGCGCTGGACGTCACCATTCAGGCGCAGATTATTGAACTGCTGCTGGAGCTTCAGCAGAAAGAGAACATGGCGCTGATCCTGATTACGCACGATCTGGCGCTGGTCGCGGAAGCCGCGCATAAAATTATCGTGATGTACGCAGGCCAGGTGGTAGAGACCGGCGCAGCAACGGAGATTTTCCGCGCGCCGCGCCATCCGTATACCCAGGCCCTGCTGCGCGCGCTGCCGGAGTTCGCTCAGGATAAAGCGCGTCTGGCGTCGCTGCCGGGCGTGGTGCCGGGAAAATACGATCGTCCCAACGGCTGCCTGCTGAACCCGCGCTGCCCGTATGCGACCGATCGCTGCCGCGCAGAAGAACCCGCGCTGAATACCGTCGATAACGGTCGTCAGTCTAAATGTCACTACCCACTCGATGATGCCGGGAGGCCCACACTATGA
- the dppC gene encoding dipeptide ABC transporter permease DppC, whose protein sequence is MSQVTENKVIAAPVPMTPLQEFWHYFKRNKGAVVGLAYVVIVVLIAIFANFVAPHNPADQFREALLAPPVWQDGGSWTHILGTDDVGRDTLSRLMYGARLSLLVGCLVVVLSLIMGVVLGLVAGYFGGLIDNIIMRIVDIMLALPSLLLALVLVAIFGPSIVNASLALTFVALPHYVRLTRAAVLVEVNRDYVTASRVAGAGALRQMFVNILPNCLAPLIVQASLGFSNAILDMAALGFLGMGAQPPTPEWGTMLSDVLQFAQSAWWVVTFPGLAILLTVLAFNLMGDGLRDALDPKLKQ, encoded by the coding sequence ATGTCACAAGTTACTGAAAATAAAGTTATCGCTGCACCTGTACCGATGACGCCGCTCCAGGAGTTCTGGCACTACTTCAAGCGCAATAAAGGCGCGGTTGTCGGCCTGGCTTACGTGGTGATCGTGGTACTGATTGCCATTTTCGCCAACTTTGTTGCGCCGCATAATCCGGCGGATCAGTTCCGCGAAGCGCTGTTAGCCCCGCCGGTATGGCAGGATGGCGGAAGCTGGACGCATATCCTCGGCACCGATGATGTGGGCCGCGATACGCTCTCGCGCCTGATGTACGGCGCGCGCCTGTCGCTGCTGGTCGGCTGTCTGGTGGTGGTGCTGTCGCTGATCATGGGCGTGGTGCTGGGTCTGGTGGCGGGCTACTTCGGCGGCCTTATCGACAACATCATCATGCGTATCGTCGATATCATGCTGGCGCTGCCGAGTCTGCTGCTAGCGCTGGTGCTGGTGGCCATCTTCGGGCCGTCGATTGTCAACGCCTCGCTGGCGCTGACCTTCGTGGCGCTGCCACACTACGTTCGTCTGACGCGTGCCGCTGTCCTGGTTGAGGTGAACCGCGATTACGTCACCGCCTCGCGCGTGGCGGGCGCAGGCGCGCTGCGCCAGATGTTCGTCAACATTCTTCCTAACTGTCTTGCGCCGCTGATCGTTCAGGCGTCGCTCGGCTTCTCTAACGCCATTCTCGATATGGCCGCCCTTGGCTTCCTTGGCATGGGTGCGCAACCGCCGACACCGGAGTGGGGCACCATGCTCTCCGACGTGTTGCAGTTCGCACAAAGTGCCTGGTGGGTCGTGACCTTCCCCGGTCTGGCGATCCTGCTGACGGTGCTGGCATTTAACCTGATGGGTGACGGTCTGCGTGACGCGCTCGATCCCAAACTGAAGCAGTAA
- a CDS encoding cellulose biosynthesis protein BcsO translates to MNHYDDLQRFKDKTRSQLENYKDLSAQSSAEERGDWALINQLSPTRQEPGLAMGGHVSSPVPKTVAAHIFSTPQSSSVQAATPERSVPQPHNLPPLMQSMALQPASPAQPEATVAPAPLQVNAPAPSVSIAKTFTSPPPSAPPFSSPLSSVDRSQPVARPDVPVAHPHPEPPMAPPVVRSRVVPPSPESVNYSRLFAPKTAEPPATDEKTNEEKALPLKSLLERIASCR, encoded by the coding sequence ATGAACCATTATGATGATTTGCAGCGGTTTAAGGATAAAACCCGCTCGCAATTAGAGAATTATAAAGACTTGTCTGCGCAGTCATCTGCCGAGGAGCGGGGGGACTGGGCGCTCATTAACCAGTTGTCGCCGACCCGGCAAGAACCCGGACTGGCGATGGGCGGACACGTCTCGTCACCGGTGCCGAAAACCGTGGCGGCACATATTTTTAGTACGCCGCAGTCCTCATCGGTTCAGGCTGCGACACCTGAACGGTCTGTACCTCAGCCTCATAATCTGCCGCCGCTAATGCAAAGCATGGCTCTACAGCCAGCCTCGCCCGCTCAGCCGGAAGCTACGGTGGCGCCTGCGCCGCTGCAGGTCAATGCCCCGGCACCGTCGGTTTCCATTGCGAAAACTTTCACCAGCCCGCCGCCTTCAGCGCCGCCTTTTTCCAGCCCGTTATCGTCCGTCGATCGCTCGCAGCCGGTCGCCCGGCCTGACGTGCCCGTGGCCCATCCGCACCCTGAGCCGCCAATGGCACCACCCGTTGTCCGATCGCGCGTGGTCCCGCCATCGCCTGAGTCGGTGAATTATTCCCGTCTGTTTGCGCCGAAAACCGCCGAGCCACCTGCTACGGACGAGAAAACCAATGAAGAGAAGGCGTTGCCTCTCAAATCACTGTTAGAAAGGATTGCTTCATGCCGTTGA